A region of the Polynucleobacter asymbioticus genome:
GGCGGGCATTACCCGCTACGGCCACTCTTACGTTCCTTTGGATGAAACCCTTTCCCGTGTAGTAATCGACTTTTCTGGTCGCCCAGGCTTGGAATTCAACGTTCCATTTACTCGTGCGCGTGTGGGTGACTTTGACGTGGATCTCAGCATCGAGTTCTTCCGTGGTTTTGTAAACCATGCTGGAGTCACTTTGCACATCGATAACTTGCGTGGCATTAATGCCCACCACCAGATTGAAACTGTGTTCAAGGCCTTTGGTCGTGCCTTGCGCATGGCTTTAGAGTTAGATCCACGCGCTTCCGGTGTTGTTCCTTCGACTAAGGGCAGCCTCTAATCTAGAAAATTTCTAGTGTTGAGTAGAAGAC
Encoded here:
- the hisB gene encoding imidazoleglycerol-phosphate dehydratase HisB, which gives rise to MRQADVTRNTSETKIQIAINLDGTGKAELASGVPFLDHMLDQIARHGMIDLKVVANGDTHIDDHHTVEDVGITLGQAFAKAVGDKAGITRYGHSYVPLDETLSRVVIDFSGRPGLEFNVPFTRARVGDFDVDLSIEFFRGFVNHAGVTLHIDNLRGINAHHQIETVFKAFGRALRMALELDPRASGVVPSTKGSL